One window of Alkaliphilus metalliredigens QYMF genomic DNA carries:
- a CDS encoding TorD/DmsD family molecular chaperone, translated as MIGTDNKKIIFLLEMRMFAYDLLKHTFCQEPSKNFIENLIKEEIMENFPFIEDSQSIGQGINEVSGYFINMSEFQDEEYEKLHWDFTKMFIGPNFLPAPPWESAYLNEDRLLFQEETLEVRKKYLKYYFLPKNYPHEPDDHIGLELDFMYRLSKLTIELAEKQNTEEVIKVLNDQDTFLTEHLLQWIDRFTDDVIYHADTDFYKGMARVLKGYLELDRTIIKDLLGF; from the coding sequence ATGATCGGGACTGATAATAAGAAAATTATTTTCTTACTTGAGATGAGAATGTTTGCTTATGATCTACTAAAACATACATTTTGTCAAGAACCATCTAAAAACTTCATTGAAAATCTAATAAAAGAAGAAATAATGGAAAATTTTCCTTTTATTGAAGACAGTCAATCCATTGGCCAAGGAATAAATGAAGTTAGTGGCTATTTCATTAACATGTCAGAATTTCAAGATGAAGAATATGAAAAATTACACTGGGATTTTACTAAAATGTTCATTGGTCCTAACTTTTTACCAGCTCCACCTTGGGAATCGGCATACTTGAATGAGGATCGTTTGTTATTTCAAGAAGAAACATTAGAAGTAAGAAAAAAATATTTGAAATATTACTTTTTACCTAAAAATTATCCTCATGAACCTGATGATCATATTGGTTTGGAACTAGATTTTATGTATAGATTAAGCAAGCTGACTATTGAGCTAGCAGAAAAACAAAATACAGAAGAAGTAATAAAAGTATTAAACGATCAAGACACTTTTTTAACAGAGCACCTACTACAGTGGATTGATAGATTTACTGATGATGTCATATACCATGCCGACACAGATTTCTATAAGGGAATGGCTAGAGTACTAAAGGGGTACTTAGAATTAGATAGAACAATTATAAAAGATTTATTAGGATTTTAA
- a CDS encoding molybdopterin-dependent oxidoreductase, which yields MINFIERTINHKLSRRSFLKWSAISSTSVMLAGYENVLAEMSVEEAQEIKKEEGKWVTAACWHNCGGRCLNKAYVVDGMLIRQKTDDTHEDSTEFPQQRACARGRAQRKQVLGADRLKYPMKRKHWAPGGGNKELRGKDEWVRISWEEAIDIVADELKRTKENYGNESIYLLRGAEMQRPISLFGGYVSNYGSRSRGAWEQAMKPILGVSRKSHIINDRMDLLNAKLIVLWGNNPAWSSAGLPMYNLLQAKKAGVKFISVDPFYNASASVLADEFIPIRPATDTPLLLGIAYVMITEDSPERPLIDWQFLNRCTVGFDAEHMPQGADPKENFKDYVLGTYDGTPKTPEWASEITGTPIEVIRSFALELGTTKPATVLFGWNSARIEKAQHVPLAQVAVGAMTGNMGIPGGAFGVSCQEPATNGGPALVRPGDSQLQAIKNPLSSVKLCSNEHWNAILTGKYTAGKDDIKDIDIRMIYHSGHSSLNQTNNTNKGIKAHKKVEFVVTNQFSLNPNAAYSDVVLPITTQWERYGTVLTGNREILIWASQVIEPLFEAKDDMWIAKEVGKRLSIDSVEIEPLSLKQQIFNEIAGASVMKENGTGYEPLVTITEGDISEFDVEGTPQLGRISIMEFKEQGIYQVPRKQNDKFVFISNDKFREDPENNPLDTESGKIEIHCRQLAEIVTNAGWNEGYPIAKYVPPTEGYEATYADWNKKIKGKYPLQLCNIHIQRQTHSVMGDVPWLRETFPNDIIINPKDAKSRGIKDGDVVRMFNDHGSVIRRVYVTERVMPEVVLLGQGSWVDLDEEGNCRAGSVNILSGDYPSGPNIESFQACIVEVEKYEKQLEPDHNWPQRIVL from the coding sequence ATGATAAACTTTATAGAGCGGACAATAAATCATAAATTGAGTAGGCGTTCATTTTTAAAATGGAGCGCTATTTCTTCTACTTCAGTCATGTTGGCAGGATATGAAAATGTATTGGCTGAGATGTCAGTAGAAGAGGCCCAGGAGATAAAAAAAGAAGAAGGAAAGTGGGTAACAGCAGCTTGTTGGCATAACTGTGGTGGGAGATGTTTAAATAAAGCCTATGTTGTGGATGGAATGTTGATTAGGCAAAAGACCGATGATACCCATGAGGACAGTACTGAATTCCCACAGCAGAGAGCTTGTGCCCGTGGAAGAGCACAACGAAAACAAGTTTTAGGAGCAGATCGCTTGAAATATCCTATGAAAAGAAAACACTGGGCTCCAGGGGGAGGAAATAAAGAACTTCGTGGTAAAGATGAATGGGTAAGAATTTCTTGGGAAGAAGCAATAGACATCGTTGCCGATGAGTTAAAGAGAACCAAAGAAAACTATGGAAATGAATCGATATATTTACTTAGAGGAGCAGAAATGCAAAGACCTATTTCTCTATTTGGAGGATATGTGTCTAACTATGGGAGTCGATCTAGGGGCGCTTGGGAACAAGCGATGAAGCCTATATTGGGCGTCAGTAGAAAAAGTCACATCATTAACGATAGGATGGATTTATTAAATGCGAAACTAATTGTTTTATGGGGAAATAATCCAGCTTGGAGCTCTGCAGGATTACCTATGTATAATTTATTACAGGCTAAAAAGGCAGGAGTCAAATTCATTTCAGTAGATCCCTTCTATAATGCCAGTGCCAGCGTTTTGGCTGATGAGTTTATACCAATCCGACCTGCAACGGATACACCCCTATTGTTAGGAATCGCATACGTAATGATCACTGAGGATTCTCCAGAAAGACCATTAATAGATTGGCAATTTCTAAATCGATGTACAGTGGGCTTTGATGCAGAACATATGCCCCAAGGAGCAGATCCCAAGGAAAACTTTAAAGATTATGTATTGGGAACCTATGATGGAACCCCAAAAACACCTGAATGGGCATCTGAAATTACTGGAACACCCATAGAAGTAATACGGTCTTTTGCATTAGAATTAGGAACAACAAAACCTGCAACTGTTTTATTTGGGTGGAATTCTGCAAGGATAGAAAAGGCACAGCATGTACCACTTGCACAAGTAGCTGTAGGTGCCATGACTGGAAATATGGGAATACCGGGAGGGGCGTTTGGAGTAAGCTGTCAAGAGCCCGCAACCAATGGTGGACCAGCTTTGGTTAGACCAGGAGATAGTCAGTTACAAGCAATAAAGAATCCTTTATCTAGCGTTAAACTTTGTAGTAATGAACATTGGAATGCCATTTTAACAGGGAAATATACTGCTGGAAAAGATGATATAAAGGATATTGATATTCGAATGATTTATCATAGTGGCCACTCTAGCTTAAACCAAACCAATAATACAAATAAGGGTATCAAGGCACATAAAAAAGTTGAGTTTGTTGTTACGAATCAGTTTTCACTTAATCCAAACGCAGCTTATTCAGATGTTGTACTTCCCATTACAACTCAATGGGAACGTTATGGAACGGTACTGACAGGGAATAGAGAAATATTAATTTGGGCAAGTCAAGTAATCGAACCTTTATTTGAAGCAAAAGATGATATGTGGATAGCAAAAGAAGTTGGTAAACGTTTAAGTATTGATTCTGTAGAAATAGAGCCACTATCTTTGAAACAACAAATATTTAATGAAATTGCAGGTGCAAGTGTCATGAAAGAGAATGGTACAGGCTACGAGCCTTTAGTCACGATTACTGAGGGGGATATTAGTGAATTTGATGTAGAAGGGACACCTCAATTAGGCAGAATTTCGATTATGGAGTTCAAAGAACAGGGGATTTATCAAGTTCCTCGAAAGCAAAATGACAAGTTTGTTTTTATTAGCAATGATAAGTTCAGAGAAGACCCTGAGAATAACCCACTAGATACGGAAAGTGGTAAAATTGAAATTCATTGTAGACAACTTGCAGAAATAGTTACCAATGCTGGATGGAATGAAGGTTATCCTATTGCAAAATATGTTCCACCTACTGAGGGTTATGAAGCTACATATGCTGATTGGAATAAAAAAATAAAAGGGAAATATCCCTTACAATTATGTAACATACATATTCAACGACAAACCCATTCTGTTATGGGAGATGTACCTTGGCTACGAGAGACCTTTCCAAACGATATCATAATCAATCCGAAAGATGCTAAAAGTCGAGGGATCAAAGATGGAGATGTCGTTAGAATGTTTAACGATCATGGGTCTGTCATACGAAGGGTATATGTGACTGAACGTGTGATGCCAGAGGTTGTATTATTAGGTCAAGGCTCATGGGTTGATTTGGATGAAGAGGGAAATTGCAGGGCTGGATCGGTTAATATACTATCTGGAGACTACCCTTCGGGGCCAAATATAGAGTCTTTTCAAGCATGCATCGTTGAAGTGGAAAAATATGAAAAGCAGCTTGAACCAGATCATAATTGGCCTCAACGAATTGTCTTATAA
- a CDS encoding 4Fe-4S dicluster domain-containing protein: protein MSCNHCEIPVCVENCPVGAMNKGKDNGVVDIVKEKCIGCQRCVKTCPYGAPKYLGNKIKKVGKCNLCVDLLQKGEEPVCVSACIMRALHFGDLKDLIKNHGPLEDIIGLPNYHITRPSFTVKSKKYSLRNP, encoded by the coding sequence ATGTCATGTAATCATTGTGAAATACCAGTATGTGTTGAAAATTGTCCAGTAGGTGCAATGAATAAAGGTAAGGACAATGGGGTGGTAGATATAGTCAAAGAAAAGTGTATAGGCTGTCAGAGATGTGTCAAGACATGTCCCTATGGAGCACCAAAGTATTTAGGAAATAAAATAAAAAAAGTTGGCAAATGCAATCTGTGTGTAGATTTACTTCAAAAGGGTGAAGAACCTGTCTGTGTTTCTGCTTGTATTATGCGAGCACTACACTTTGGAGATTTAAAAGATTTAATCAAAAATCATGGGCCATTAGAGGATATTATAGGACTGCCTAATTATCATATAACCCGGCCATCATTTACAGTAAAATCTAAAAAATATTCACTAAGGAACCCTTAA
- a CDS encoding 4Fe-4S dicluster domain-containing protein: protein MLTKYLVKKIMSERHAIVKGQYCLNVRNKKEKCRKCIEICPVEAIKQKETIIVIDKNSCNGCGICNVVCPSQALELSGLSKKIDNSKLDKKAILIGCQEHNEQMDIMFSCLNGIHAESIAALLLKLKEKDIYFNVIECKNCNIESDSFILENALKEAKKFIDSLKITINMELIYKKEHLPIYDETKLTRRELLSLITKKSGEITQDITNHMFIDSKEGNLNHREGLLNAIENLGEAIDENTLINESLFTTWDVNLNCDGCSFCQAICPWNSWQIEENEDQLVIKHSARTCRSCELCFKLCPNKAIERASCRLYYLQQDIIKREIHLISCSRCFTKYILKDNGVEVCPSCARSQIRRFV from the coding sequence TTGCTTACAAAATATCTAGTAAAGAAAATCATGTCAGAAAGACATGCTATTGTGAAAGGCCAGTACTGCTTGAATGTCCGTAATAAGAAAGAAAAATGTAGAAAATGCATAGAGATTTGTCCTGTTGAAGCTATTAAACAAAAAGAAACAATTATTGTTATAGATAAAAATAGCTGTAATGGTTGTGGTATATGCAATGTAGTCTGTCCTTCTCAAGCTCTTGAGTTGTCAGGACTGTCTAAAAAAATAGATAATTCTAAGTTAGATAAAAAAGCTATTTTAATTGGATGCCAAGAACACAATGAGCAAATGGATATTATGTTTTCTTGCCTAAATGGTATCCATGCAGAGTCAATAGCAGCACTGCTATTGAAGCTAAAGGAAAAAGACATTTATTTCAATGTAATTGAGTGTAAAAATTGTAATATTGAGTCTGATAGTTTCATACTAGAGAATGCTTTAAAAGAAGCGAAAAAATTCATAGACTCCTTAAAAATCACTATTAATATGGAGCTGATATATAAAAAAGAACATCTACCGATATATGATGAAACAAAGCTAACTAGAAGAGAACTTTTAAGTCTGATTACAAAAAAATCAGGCGAGATAACCCAAGATATAACTAATCATATGTTTATTGATTCTAAAGAAGGTAATTTAAATCACCGAGAGGGTTTACTTAATGCTATCGAGAATTTAGGCGAGGCTATTGACGAAAATACACTGATTAATGAATCGTTGTTTACAACCTGGGATGTCAATTTAAATTGTGATGGATGTAGTTTTTGTCAAGCAATTTGTCCATGGAATTCTTGGCAGATCGAGGAGAACGAGGATCAGCTAGTTATAAAGCATAGTGCAAGAACATGTAGATCCTGTGAGCTGTGTTTTAAGCTTTGTCCTAACAAGGCGATTGAAAGAGCGAGCTGTAGATTATACTATTTACAACAAGATATTATTAAAAGAGAAATTCATTTAATATCTTGTTCAAGATGTTTTACAAAATATATTTTGAAGGACAATGGTGTTGAGGTATGCCCTAGCTGTGCTAGGAGTCAAATTAGAAGATTTGTATAA
- a CDS encoding N-formylglutamate amidohydrolase — MKDIIEDSFRYEKIFSENSYFGNPKGKEFEFAQGTLPIIISSPHSVHQIRKNKIKFVEVFTGSLNILLNKDTGVHSLFKLKCSDLDDNFDYNTRYKIFLKEIIEKHNIRLVIDLHGMNDNHGLDIDIGTKENLTCSNEYISTLKECFKFNGVEMIGDNQIFKALPEGTVTSYIHSITKVDVMQIEIANKNRNIYRKENQENYLKAYRSLISFIFRVTKKLEH, encoded by the coding sequence TTGAAAGACATTATAGAAGACAGTTTTCGCTACGAGAAAATATTTAGCGAAAATAGCTATTTCGGAAACCCCAAAGGAAAAGAATTTGAATTTGCTCAGGGAACACTCCCCATCATAATATCTAGTCCTCATTCTGTTCATCAAATAAGAAAAAACAAGATTAAATTTGTGGAAGTGTTTACAGGAAGCTTAAATATACTACTGAACAAAGACACTGGAGTGCACTCTCTATTTAAATTAAAGTGCTCTGATTTAGATGATAATTTTGACTACAACACAAGATATAAAATTTTTTTAAAAGAGATTATAGAAAAGCACAACATAAGACTTGTGATAGACCTCCATGGAATGAATGACAATCATGGGCTAGATATCGACATCGGAACAAAAGAAAATCTAACATGTTCCAATGAATATATATCTACTTTAAAGGAGTGCTTTAAATTCAATGGAGTAGAAATGATCGGAGATAATCAAATATTTAAAGCCCTTCCTGAGGGGACAGTAACTTCTTATATTCATTCCATCACTAAGGTAGATGTGATGCAAATAGAGATTGCCAATAAAAACAGAAACATCTATAGGAAGGAAAATCAAGAAAATTATCTTAAAGCTTATCGCTCTCTAATTTCATTTATATTTAGGGTAACAAAAAAATTAGAACATTAA
- a CDS encoding BaiN/RdsA family NAD(P)/FAD-dependent oxidoreductase, translated as MNKKETKTILVIGGGAAGMIASIAATRQGAQVIILEKMNRVGKKILATGNGRCNLTNIHTDLIHFHGNNVQFIRSVLGQFSVEETINFFEYLGIAHKVEEGKVYPFSDQAASVLDVLRYEMNQLGVKEHCDAEVREIHATKQGFTLALSNGKQIKGDRIIVTTGGKASPQLGSNGSGYDLVKPFGHLLIPPFPALVQLNLKAHFLKALKGVKFNGLAEVNSNNKSLRREEGEILFTDYGISGPPILQLSRKAGEVLQNKEKPWIQLDLFPHLTTEELKEQLMIRLGYQPEKPLDFALIGLLNKRLIPVVLKETKIQPIQKLSHEVSDEEMNRLVSFLKGWRIEIEGTQDWKQAQVTAGGIDVNGINPKTLESKLVPGMYFAGEILDIDGDCGGFNLQWAWSSGYIAGEQAATE; from the coding sequence ATGAATAAGAAAGAGACAAAGACAATACTGGTTATTGGTGGCGGGGCTGCTGGTATGATAGCTTCTATTGCAGCAACAAGGCAAGGCGCCCAGGTGATCATTCTTGAAAAGATGAATCGTGTGGGGAAAAAAATATTAGCCACCGGGAACGGACGCTGTAATTTAACAAACATACATACAGATCTAATACATTTCCATGGAAATAATGTACAGTTTATTCGAAGTGTCCTAGGACAATTTTCTGTAGAAGAAACCATAAACTTTTTCGAATACTTAGGCATAGCTCATAAAGTTGAGGAAGGCAAGGTATATCCCTTTTCAGATCAAGCTGCCAGTGTATTGGATGTGCTACGTTATGAAATGAATCAATTGGGAGTAAAAGAGCACTGTGATGCAGAAGTAAGGGAGATTCATGCCACTAAACAAGGATTTACATTAGCGCTGTCAAATGGAAAACAAATTAAAGGTGACAGAATTATTGTGACAACTGGGGGAAAAGCAAGTCCCCAATTGGGATCAAATGGTAGTGGGTATGATTTGGTTAAACCATTTGGACATCTATTGATTCCACCTTTTCCAGCATTAGTTCAATTGAACTTGAAAGCACATTTTTTGAAGGCATTAAAGGGAGTTAAGTTCAATGGTTTAGCTGAGGTGAACTCAAATAACAAAAGCCTAAGAAGAGAAGAAGGGGAAATTTTGTTTACTGATTATGGGATATCAGGTCCCCCAATTTTACAGCTGAGTCGCAAGGCAGGAGAAGTCCTGCAAAATAAGGAGAAACCATGGATTCAATTAGACCTATTCCCGCATTTAACCACGGAAGAGTTAAAGGAACAGCTCATGATACGATTAGGCTATCAGCCTGAAAAGCCCTTGGACTTTGCGTTGATTGGATTGCTCAATAAACGCCTCATTCCAGTGGTGCTAAAGGAAACAAAAATCCAACCGATCCAAAAACTATCCCATGAAGTTTCTGATGAAGAAATGAACAGATTGGTCAGTTTTTTGAAAGGGTGGCGAATTGAGATCGAGGGAACCCAAGACTGGAAACAGGCCCAGGTGACTGCCGGAGGAATTGATGTAAATGGCATTAATCCTAAAACACTAGAATCAAAGCTTGTTCCAGGGATGTATTTTGCAGGAGAGATACTGGATATAGATGGTGATTGTGGTGGATTCAACCTCCAGTGGGCATGGTCTTCGGGTTATATAGCTGGGGAGCAGGCCGCAACAGAGTAA
- a CDS encoding NAD(P)/FAD-dependent oxidoreductase: MLRVPEIKVSLDKGEETLRSGILKKLRIPEADLIDYHIYKQSIDARKTDEVYFVYTVDVKIKSEQNTFKRIKDRKITLTPNMKYEHVKSGDKPLQSPPIVVGMGPSGLLTGLILAEMGYRPILLERGKSVEDRTKDVEKFWQEAQLYVDSNVQFGEGGAGTFSDGKLTTQIKDKTCRKVLEVLIEAGAPKEIMYENKPHVGTDILKGVVMNIRNRIVALGGDVRFESKMTDLVLEKGKIVGIEVNHKEIINTEVVVAALGHSARDTFEMFHERKVNIQQKPFSIGVRIEHPQQLINENQYGSFANHPKLGAADYKLNHHCENGRSAYTFCMCPGGFVVAAASEEGAVVTNGMSKYARNQENANSALLVGVSPEDYGSDHPLAGVAFQRKWEQKAFELGGGNYKAPAQLVKDFLADRPSREFGTVKPSYTPGITLTNLRECLPDYVIEAMREAIVALDKKLKGFKMDDAIMTGVETRSSSPIRIQRDENCESNISGLYPAGEGAGYAGGIVSAAVDGIRVAEVIAKKYAPFR; the protein is encoded by the coding sequence ATGTTACGTGTACCAGAAATCAAGGTGTCCTTAGATAAAGGGGAAGAAACCTTAAGAAGTGGCATCCTTAAAAAATTAAGAATACCAGAAGCAGATTTGATTGATTATCATATCTATAAGCAGTCAATTGATGCCAGAAAGACTGACGAAGTGTATTTTGTTTACACCGTGGATGTAAAAATAAAAAGTGAGCAAAACACATTTAAAAGAATTAAAGATCGTAAAATTACATTGACTCCCAATATGAAATATGAACATGTAAAATCTGGAGACAAGCCACTACAAAGCCCACCTATTGTTGTGGGAATGGGACCATCTGGCCTGTTGACAGGATTGATTTTGGCTGAAATGGGTTATCGACCGATCCTGTTAGAACGTGGAAAATCCGTTGAAGATCGAACAAAGGATGTAGAAAAGTTTTGGCAAGAGGCGCAATTGTATGTGGATTCAAATGTTCAGTTTGGAGAAGGTGGGGCAGGAACTTTTTCCGATGGGAAGTTGACAACCCAAATTAAAGATAAAACCTGCCGAAAGGTACTAGAAGTATTAATCGAAGCCGGGGCACCAAAGGAAATTATGTATGAAAACAAACCCCATGTAGGCACCGATATTTTAAAGGGTGTTGTGATGAATATCCGCAATCGAATTGTTGCATTAGGGGGAGACGTTCGGTTTGAAAGCAAGATGACGGATCTAGTACTTGAAAAAGGTAAAATTGTTGGGATAGAAGTGAATCATAAAGAAATCATCAATACGGAGGTTGTGGTAGCGGCTTTAGGTCATAGTGCTCGGGATACCTTTGAGATGTTCCACGAAAGAAAGGTAAATATACAGCAAAAACCTTTCTCTATTGGTGTGAGAATAGAACATCCCCAACAATTAATCAATGAAAATCAATATGGATCCTTTGCTAACCATCCTAAGCTAGGGGCAGCGGACTATAAATTGAACCACCATTGCGAAAATGGACGTTCCGCTTATACATTCTGTATGTGTCCAGGAGGCTTTGTTGTGGCAGCTGCTTCAGAGGAGGGGGCTGTGGTGACCAATGGGATGAGTAAATATGCTCGAAATCAAGAAAATGCCAATAGTGCACTATTGGTTGGTGTTTCCCCAGAGGATTACGGGAGTGATCATCCTTTAGCGGGGGTGGCATTCCAAAGAAAATGGGAGCAAAAAGCATTTGAGTTAGGAGGAGGCAATTATAAGGCTCCAGCTCAACTTGTGAAGGACTTCCTGGCAGATAGACCTTCTAGGGAATTTGGAACAGTCAAACCTTCCTATACACCAGGGATTACCTTAACGAATTTAAGGGAATGTTTACCGGACTACGTGATTGAAGCCATGAGAGAGGCAATTGTTGCCTTAGATAAGAAATTAAAAGGCTTTAAGATGGACGACGCAATCATGACGGGAGTCGAAACAAGAAGCTCCTCGCCAATCCGAATTCAACGAGATGAGAACTGTGAAAGCAATATATCCGGATTATACCCAGCAGGAGAAGGGGCAGGATATGCCGGTGGAATCGTCTCAGCAGCTGTAGATGGTATTCGTGTAGCTGAAGTAATTGCTAAGAAATATGCTCCATTTAGATAA
- a CDS encoding DsrE/DsrF/DrsH-like family protein, which produces MEQEQKQSLNLLMFSGDYDKALAGLILANSAKEMDVDVTMFFSFWGLFLLRDPDKMDLEGKSAYEKMFEMMTPRGPEALPLSHMNYGGVGKSMLLEMMEAKDAPMLEDFLKGARKKKVKFYGCKLSLDIMGLTKDELIPEVEIVDAQTYLKDALSSNMQLFI; this is translated from the coding sequence ATGGAACAAGAGCAAAAACAGAGCTTAAACCTTCTCATGTTTAGTGGGGATTATGATAAGGCTTTAGCAGGGTTAATCCTAGCCAATTCAGCCAAGGAAATGGATGTTGACGTCACAATGTTTTTTTCCTTCTGGGGACTTTTTTTATTAAGAGATCCCGACAAAATGGACCTAGAGGGTAAATCTGCCTATGAAAAAATGTTTGAAATGATGACCCCTAGGGGACCCGAAGCCCTGCCTTTATCCCATATGAATTATGGCGGCGTCGGAAAATCCATGTTATTGGAAATGATGGAGGCCAAGGATGCCCCTATGCTGGAGGATTTCCTTAAGGGTGCCCGTAAGAAAAAGGTAAAATTCTATGGCTGCAAGCTTTCATTAGATATCATGGGGCTCACAAAAGATGAGTTGATCCCCGAGGTTGAAATTGTAGATGCACAAACCTATTTGAAGGACGCGCTGTCTTCTAATATGCAGTTGTTTATTTAA
- a CDS encoding TetR/AcrR family transcriptional regulator, whose protein sequence is MTDTRERIVEIAVKLFMQKSFKEVTIKEIVEKTGVSQGAFFHYFKTKEDLFLEIIGNVLSSADGYYDSLTKDSLQQFYSQYIHTFLGNFLPEFISTEDGDSGMNYFALYFEAIKIFPDFKHKIADIHEIEFNNWKSVVSKARANGEISTVMKDEEIAKMFINSGDGLALHSIYMGYSKEDATNKWIALWDSFYEVLKSKN, encoded by the coding sequence ATGACGGATACAAGAGAACGTATAGTAGAAATTGCCGTTAAGCTTTTTATGCAAAAGAGCTTTAAGGAAGTTACTATAAAAGAGATAGTTGAGAAAACTGGAGTGTCCCAAGGGGCTTTTTTTCATTATTTCAAAACAAAAGAAGATTTATTTTTGGAAATAATTGGAAATGTTTTATCCTCCGCTGATGGCTATTATGATAGTCTTACCAAAGATTCCTTACAGCAATTTTATAGTCAATATATACATACTTTTTTAGGTAACTTTTTGCCTGAATTCATTTCTACAGAGGATGGAGATTCTGGGATGAACTATTTTGCACTCTACTTTGAAGCAATAAAAATTTTTCCTGATTTTAAACACAAAATAGCTGACATTCATGAAATTGAATTTAATAATTGGAAGTCGGTAGTTTCGAAGGCAAGGGCTAATGGAGAAATCTCCACGGTTATGAAGGATGAAGAAATAGCTAAGATGTTTATAAACTCTGGAGATGGATTAGCACTGCATAGTATTTATATGGGGTATAGCAAGGAAGATGCAACAAATAAGTGGATAGCTCTTTGGGATAGCTTTTATGAAGTGCTGAAAAGTAAAAACTAG
- a CDS encoding efflux RND transporter periplasmic adaptor subunit — MKKLIALMILGLLVLTGCQTQVEIEVVGKNVRIVEAETRKYPVTLEYMGIMDTEDTRSSAFKTGGKIEEIYVKTGQQINKGDKLIRLNEEDLRSTVNVAKAQYEIAETQYNMAMKGATEEEINQAKISVEMAERNLENTKELYGKYQELLEAGAVSPQQLQEIKLKLDLEEKQLNSAKEAYNRILKGARDDELQILKSQIDIAYAAYQQSQDLLEDSILRSDIDGVILQIQVKEGDYISQEMPVIIIKGEETTVMVGVSNEDISKIALGMDVIVRHQNNEVKGIVETVSSNPKSQSSLYEVKVDLEPNTIPIGSLVSIDFILGEAEGVFLPMNILLNEGVDFVYIVQDERAVMQEVLLGEVFGNEIKVLEGINPGDKVIVEGMRSVKNNDKVEIKE; from the coding sequence ATGAAAAAATTAATTGCATTAATGATTTTAGGATTATTAGTACTAACAGGTTGTCAAACTCAAGTTGAAATTGAGGTAGTAGGAAAAAATGTGAGGATAGTAGAGGCCGAAACCCGTAAATACCCCGTAACCCTAGAGTATATGGGAATTATGGATACTGAGGATACAAGGTCATCTGCCTTTAAAACAGGAGGAAAAATAGAAGAGATATACGTAAAAACAGGGCAACAGATTAATAAGGGAGATAAATTAATTCGATTGAATGAAGAGGATTTAAGATCAACAGTAAATGTAGCTAAGGCCCAGTATGAAATAGCAGAAACTCAATATAATATGGCAATGAAAGGGGCAACAGAGGAGGAAATAAATCAAGCAAAAATCAGTGTAGAAATGGCAGAAAGAAACTTAGAAAATACTAAGGAGCTATATGGAAAATATCAAGAATTATTAGAAGCGGGCGCTGTATCCCCCCAACAGCTACAAGAAATTAAGCTTAAACTTGATTTAGAAGAAAAGCAGCTTAATAGTGCCAAAGAAGCCTATAACCGAATATTAAAAGGAGCAAGGGATGATGAGCTTCAAATATTAAAAAGTCAGATAGATATTGCCTATGCTGCCTATCAACAAAGTCAAGACCTACTTGAAGACAGCATCCTTAGAAGTGATATAGATGGAGTTATTTTGCAGATACAGGTGAAAGAAGGGGACTATATATCTCAAGAGATGCCAGTTATTATTATAAAGGGAGAAGAAACCACAGTAATGGTAGGCGTTAGTAATGAAGATATAAGTAAAATAGCCTTAGGAATGGATGTGATCGTGAGACACCAAAACAATGAGGTTAAGGGAATTGTAGAAACCGTATCCTCTAATCCTAAAAGTCAAAGCAGTCTTTATGAAGTGAAAGTAGACCTCGAGCCAAATACAATCCCCATAGGATCTTTAGTGAGTATTGACTTTATCTTAGGGGAAGCGGAGGGGGTATTTCTTCCGATGAATATCCTTTTGAATGAAGGAGTTGACTTTGTATATATTGTTCAAGATGAAAGGGCTGTAATGCAGGAAGTTCTTTTAGGTGAAGTCTTTGGAAATGAAATAAAGGTATTGGAGGGAATTAATCCAGGAGATAAAGTAATTGTGGAAGGTATGAGGAGTGTAAAAAATAATGATAAAGTAGAGATTAAAGAGTAG